Proteins encoded within one genomic window of Pongo pygmaeus isolate AG05252 chromosome 6, NHGRI_mPonPyg2-v2.0_pri, whole genome shotgun sequence:
- the DLD gene encoding dihydrolipoyl dehydrogenase, mitochondrial, whose translation MQSWSRVYCSLAKRGHFNRISHGLQGLSAVPLRTYADQPIDADVTVIGSGPGGYVAAIKAAQLGFKTVCVEKNETLGGTCLNVGCIPSKALLNNSHYYHMAHGKDFASRGIEMSEVRLNLDKMMEQKSTAVKALTGGIAHLFKQNKVVHVNGYGKITGKNQVTATKADGGTQVIDTKNILIATGSEVTPFPGIMIDEDTIVSSTGALSLKKVPEKMVVIGAGVIGVELGSVWQRLGADVTAVEFLGHVGGVGIDMEISKNFQRILQKQGFKFKLNTKVTGATKKSDGKIDVSIEAASGGKAEVITCDVLLVCIGRRPFTKNLGLEELGIELDPRGRIPVNTRFQTKIPNIYAIGDVVAGPMLAHKAEDEGIICVEGMAGGAVHIDYNCVPSVIYTHPEVAWVGKSEEQLKEEGIEYKVGKFPFAANSRAKTNADTDGMVKILGQKSTDRVLGAHILGPGAGEMVNEAALALEYGASCEDIARVCHAHPTLSEAFREANLAASFGKSINF comes from the exons TTGATGCTGATGTAACAGTTATAGGTTCTGGTCCTGGAGGATATGTTGCTGCTATTAAAGCTGCCCAGTTAGGCTTCAAG ACAGTCTGCgttgagaaaaatgaaacactTGGTGGAACGTGCTTGAATGTTGGTtgtattccttctaag GCTTTGTTGAACAACTCTCATTATTACCATATGGCCCATGGAAAAGATTTTGCATCTAGAGGAATTGAAA TGTCCGAAGTTCGCTTGAATTTAGACAAGATGATGGAGCAGAAGAGTACTGCAGTAAAAGCTTTAACAGGTGGAATTGCCCACTTATTCAAACAGAATAAG GTTGTTCATGTCAATGGATATGGAAAGATAACTGGCAAAAATCAAGTCACTGCTACGAAAGCTGATGGCGGCACTCAGGTTATTGATACAAAGAACATTCTTATAGCCACGGGTTCAGAAGTTACTCCTTTTCCTGGAATCATG aTTGATGAAGATACAATAGTGTCATCTACAGGtgctttatctttaaaaaaagtcCCAGAAAAGATGGTTGTTATTGGTGCAGGAGTAATAGGTGTAGAATTG GGTTCAGTTTGGCAAAGACTTGGTGCAGATGTGACAGCAGTTGAATTTTTAGGTCATGTAGGTGGAGTTGGAATTGATATGGAGATATCTAAAAACTTTCAACGCATCCTTCAAAAACAGgggtttaaatttaaattgaataCAAAGGTTACTGGTGCTACCAAGAAGTCAGATGGAAAAATTGATGTTTC TATTGAAGCTGCTTCTGGTGGTAAAGCTGAAGTTATCACTTGTGATGTACTCTTGGTTTGCATTGGCCGACGACCCTTTACTAAGAATTTGGGACTAGAAGAGCTGGGAATTGAACTAGATCCCAGAGGTAGAATTCCAGTCAATACCAGATTTCAAACTAAAATTCCAAA TATTTATGCCATTGGTGATGTAGTTGCTGGTCCAATGCTGGCTCACAAAGCAGAGGATGAAGGCATTATCTGTGTTGAAGGAATGGCTGGTGGTGCTGTGCACATTGACTACAACTGTGTGCCATCAGTGATTTACACACACCCTGAAGTTGCTTGGGTTGGCAAATCAGAAGAGCAGTTGAAAGAAGAG GGTATTGAGTACAAAGTTGGGAAATTCCCATTTGCTGCTAACAGCAGAGCTAAGACAAATGCTGACACAGATGGCATGGTGAAGATCCTTGGGCAGAAATCGACAGACAGAGTACTGGGAGCACATATTCTCGGACCA GGTGCTGGAGAAATGGTAAATGAAGCTGCTCTTGCTTTGGAATATGGAGCATCCTGTGAAGATATAGCTAGAGTCTGTCATGCACATCCG ACCTTATCAGAAGCTTTTAGAGAAGCAAATCTTGCTGCATCATTTGGCAAATCAATCAACTTTTGA